GAATAAACAAAGAAAGAATCAAGTGAAATATCTCCTAACAAATTGGACTTTACACCCACGAATCTTCTTCAAACTTTTATCAATCACAAAATCTAATCATCCTACTGTCGAGATCTCAGAATAGTCGTTGTAGAATCTAACTCCTTTAGAATCATTTTAACCATCCAAAAACGTTTCCCCACTTGTGTCACATTTTAACTGTTTTTGCTAAAAATGTTCAGTTGTTTCTTCAACCCAAATTTAGTTATATACAATATCTACAATGAAATTTTCCTCCTGCCTTCGAAATGAATAGTAAGAGAAAAAATCTATTTACGTGCAGGAATTAGACATGGACGTTACATTTATGCGAAAGAGCTAACCGTAAAAACATTTACATTCAGTAATCCTGAGAGTGTTCTAGCTAATGTTTGGTTTTGGCTTTATCTTGACCAAAAGAGATTACCAAGTGAGAATCTCCCTTGTTCTTGGGGAGGTGATTTCGAAAGCCTATCCTCTTTGACGCGTATAATCGACTGGCCAATCTCGCACCTAACTGCCTCAATTGTTTCACTGTTGACCACATTCCCTGATGCATCAGTAACATAGAACATGTTAACAGCTTGAGAACCCCTCGTCGTAACCTCAGCCCTTGAAACTGATAACCcattttctctgaatatgcgtgtTACATCCGATAACAGCCCCACCCGGTCCTCACCGCATAGTTCAAGTCTTATTCCCTGAAATCATATAAATGTAACAGGAAAAGAGTTAGCATCCATTGGAACCGGATTGTAATTCTGCGCAAACCCGAAGATCTAGTAAGTAGAGAAGATTCTTTTACGGCTATACATACCTCTGATGTTCGCCTTTGAACGGCAGCCTCTAAGCAATGGATCACTCGTTGTCTCTCGGCTTCAGAACTAATTGTACACCCATCTATATGCCTGATGTAGAATTCCTATTAGCACAAAAACAATGTAAATATAAATCAGTATCTCGTTCATAAAGGAGAAAAACAAAGACTGGCAACACAGATATGCATTAGGTTTGGGAGGACAAACCTGATAAGCCTCTGGCTCTTCAGCCATTATAGTTGCGTGGAATACCACATACTGCATGTCCGTTAATGTGCAAACAGTGTCAAAGAGCAGCTTGGGCCGGTCTGGACACCTCAAGTTAACAACAGTGTAATCCTTATCTGAACAATTGGCAACAGTCACTAAGGGTTTGTTTTCATCACTTGCAatatcttcatcaatactatccctGTCATAGTCGCGATCAGCGTACATCATCTGATGCAACCTTCTACCGGTATGAGTATCACCTACTGAAACAGCAGTTTTTGCACTTTGTTTATCTTTAATCCCTTTGAGCACGTACCGAAGTAGAAGTTTGATCTTAGTGAGGCGGTCGGGGTCGTCAATTGGTCCCCCGGTCACTTCATCAGTTATATATACAACAGATGCCATTCTTGAATTGTGAGTCCATACCTCAGAAGCTACTACATTGCACCTGAGGTCTGTAAGAACAGCAAATATCTCTGAGAGTAGACCAGGTCGGTCTTTTCCAGTTAATTCAATTGTTGTATGCTCGGCCGCTGCTTGAACACCGACCGACCTTCTCAAGGTCCAAAGACTGAGCACTCTTGATCCAAGTGACTGTTGAATCCGATCTGAGACTTCTCCATCAGACAGCTTATTGCCATCTTGGTCAGTtacatggaatactagaaaacacagaaaataagtaacacatttattgaaaaaGTCGTAATCAATTTTCTGTACAAACACCATTAGAATTAAGAACTTACCATCCATAAACCATTCACCATCGGAAGAAATATATGCTCTTTTAATAGTAAGATTCAAATCAGTTAGAGCTTGTACAACCTCTAACAAACTTCCATGTTTATTCGCACTATCCACCtgacaaaaccaaaagaaaatgagAATTTTCTCAAATTACAGACATACTGCAGTCAAGCATGACGCAAATTTTCTGGATACTAATGCGAAAATTCTCAATAGAAAAAAGTGTCTGGTTATTTGTATTGGTTACCTTAATCAAAGTAGTGTTTCTGCTTGAAGTATTATCAACAGTAACCCTGCAAAACACACAAGAACAAAAGCCTTTTAACACAAAATTAATCATTTTGAAGAAAACATAAGGAAATATGATTAGATAGATATTAACCTTGGTGGGTTCATTCTGATAGCAAgtttctcaaattcatcatcaATATCAAGAGAAGGTGCCCAGTAATCCATCTTCTTCTTGGTGCAGGTTAAGCTATTCCTTTGTTCTTCCTTTTGTTTATGTGTTTGAATGGGAATTGAAGAGAAAAGTTTGTAAGGAGAGGGAGACAGAAAGACTGAAACAGAGTGAGTGAGTGAGAGAGGTTGTTGTTggtttcttcttctgctgctgcttcttGTCTCTAAATAGTGGTTGCTAGATTTTGTCAGTCAATCCCATCAAGAAATCTTTGATAATAAATTAAATAATtcagaaaaggaaaacaaaaacaattCTCCCTGCTAAAGTTTGTGGTCTGGGAATGGGACCTGGACCCATACTACAAATCTACACATGGTTGAAAAACACCAGAGGCTGCACATGGCTAATAAAAACTAAGGTCAATTGTACCACTCTTATGTGATCTCTCAAGTCTTAACGCCTATGGATTACATTTAAACTTTCTCAGAGCAACCACACGACCAAATTaggggactatacccaaatttggtccgaaAGTGAAGCACAATGGGACGGACTATAGTTATATTTGGTATGGATTTCTAGGATTTGAGACTAAAAGTGGTCGTCAAcccagaccaaacccaaatatagcgGGGCGTACGTATAGTGAACATGTGAAGGTAGGCGTGGGTATAGTGAGCGTATAGATTTAGGCGTGAGGATAGTGAGCGTCCGAGTGTGGAACGTTAATGAAAACAACGTATGTGTGGGGCGCTATTATAAACTCCGCAAGAGAAAACAATAGTTATACCTGCGCATCGCATTAGGCGTTGATATAGTTTGCGCCCAAATGGAGAGCTATTATATTAGTATATGTACACTTGAGGAGACGTACATTATATGTCCGCTTGTTGTTTGGGCGTTATTTTTAAGCATTATAAGTGCGTTCCGCATCGAGCATAGACAATACATGCGCCCCATACATGCGTACACTATATCAACGCTTAACTTTCATACGTTCATTATACGTCCGCTCTTTATCAGACATTGTTATATTATTCGCCAGACTAAATTTTAGTCTTCCACCACTGCGCTTCAGctcaaaaaaaactattttttttagcttttggtATGGTTTTTAGTATTTAGTCCCGTCTATGACTGTGATTGCTCTCAGGCAGTATAAGAGTACAGTATCGCATCCAagtcatctttttcttttacaTCCGGACCACTGGCATTCAagtcatctttttcttttacaTCCGGACCACTGTAGTGAATATCGTATATTGGTCTCGGTCCGTCGGGATATCTCAGATGTCAAAATTGTTGGGCTGGTCACTCCTTACGGCCCAACAGTTAGGCGTCCCTTAGTCAAACAAGGGGGAGGTATATAAAGGAGGTTAGGTCAAGTTAGGAAACAATTTTGTTTTggtatatatacacacacactaGGATATGCGACACGGGGCTATGAGTTGTTTTGGTGttggttagatttttttttcttgtgagaCTACTAAGAGCCGAGTGTGGAAAACTTGGAGGAactctaatatttctcaaactgAATTCGAATCTTTGATCGATATTATTAGCATTAAGAGGATCGGTTTCTTGTTAAATGGTGATTAGGATGTCCACACATGGATGTACACCGACATGTATACAATaacaagtattttttttttttttgtggttaagaTATCCAAACTGGATGGTAATTGAGATAACCATCCATTCATATTTGTTGCAAATAATACCAACAAACTTGAAAACCTAATGTCCCAAGTGGGAACACATAGAAATTCCAGGTTTGAATAAAAGTTACTTGTCGATTGCATTCCAAATTACAAATGCAGTTCAATCATCATTTAAATAGATTATCATTTTGTGCTAAAAGAaaattaataatttttgtttCGAAACTCAAAAATTTGAATCTAAGTTGGGAAGGCTTCTTTCATATCCTAAAAAGTGTTATATCTGCATTTGGAACCATTGACTGTTTTCAAAGTCGAATATTGACTTTGTACTTGTATTAATGTATAATTGGCATGGTTACACATTAGtaattgatgtattttcaaatgttgttgtagatagtggtgaaaactatgacccacgaacgacagtcgttgtctttgttggtaaacgacttcctttggtagtctgttcttcctcttcttcttcctcctcgagcagcagcagcagcagaaccagaatctctgcaacttcaattttcttgctctgtagtgatctaaacctctcccaattctctctaaaaTTCGCTAGCTgacccaaagagcctttatatactgtttaatgccttcaaatcttcacaataactcccagaaatctccattaacgtcgggaatattttctttgtatttcatgcaggatatgagattttcttccctgtttaactcttctacgcgtctctggattgtcttaaattgttcgtataatatcatgagagaatatcttcccaaatatcttctcccaatcttca
This genomic stretch from Papaver somniferum cultivar HN1 chromosome 5, ASM357369v1, whole genome shotgun sequence harbors:
- the LOC113281430 gene encoding ACT domain-containing protein ACR4-like translates to MDYWAPSLDIDDEFEKLAIRMNPPRVTVDNTSSRNTTLIKVDSANKHGSLLEVVQALTDLNLTIKRAYISSDGEWFMDVFHVTDQDGNKLSDGEVSDRIQQSLGSRVLSLWTLRRSVGVQAAAEHTTIELTGKDRPGLLSEIFAVLTDLRCNVVASEVWTHNSRMASVVYITDEVTGGPIDDPDRLTKIKLLLRYVLKGIKDKQSAKTAVSVGDTHTGRRLHQMMYADRDYDRDSIDEDIASDENKPLVTVANCSDKDYTVVNLRCPDRPKLLFDTVCTLTDMQYVVFHATIMAEEPEAYQEFYIRHIDGCTISSEAERQRVIHCLEAAVQRRTSEGIRLELCGEDRVGLLSDVTRIFRENGLSVSRAEVTTRGSQAVNMFYVTDASGNVVNSETIEAVRCEIGQSIIRVKEDRLSKSPPQEQGRFSLSGLLNVNVFTVSSFA